The Naumovozyma dairenensis CBS 421 chromosome 11, complete genome genome includes a window with the following:
- the PRM15 gene encoding phosphoribomutase PRM15 (similar to Saccharomyces cerevisiae YMR278W; ancestral locus Anc_8.840), giving the protein MSSIPSIICDDCPANLRENIDLWLRQDKCEETRNEVIQLCKDSNWIELHKRFDSRIVFGTAGLRSRMEAGFSRMNPLVILQASQGLAKYIKAQFPTNLTAVVGHDHRFHSKQFAMITASVFLRVGFKVYYLNPEDSFVHTPLVPFSVNHLNASIGVMITASHNPKMDNGYKVYYSNGCQIIPPHDKNIAATIDENLEPWSSDWNWDSTFEKNLKEKKLVYVREEMTNKYLQAMKDILVSSSISRPNNNGKKPWFVYTPMHGVGYNIFTKISKNILHYEENMDYFVVKEQMYPDPAFPTVSFPNPEEKGALSLATKLAEENNISLVIANDPDADRFSVASKNEKTGQWQQLSGNEIGFLFASFELEKYMSQDIEWRRTHPLAMINSTVSSQMIKKMAQVESFHYEDTLTGFKWIGNRALDLQGQGYYVPFGFEEAIGYMFPTMVTDKDGVSAAVVFLLAYSYWLNNDGSYPFDILEKGFKKFGFFKEYNGYYIYDDPKTTKQIFDFVRYQYDTSGNPYPKNIGKEFKIEVFRDLTTGYQSNTIDNLPNLPVDPHSEMITIEAVPKQDIGKSKVRFTMRGSGTEPKLKLYIEAVADNEKCAIDLAYEMWNVLKKEWIRPDVTGLTTTF; this is encoded by the coding sequence ATGTCCTCAATACCTTCTATTATTTGTGATGATTGCCCAGCTAATTTAAGGGAGAATATCGATTTGTGGTTGAGACAAGATAAATGtgaagaaacaagaaatgaGGTGATACAACTATGTAAGGATTCCAATTGGATAGAATTACATAAGAGATTTGACTCCAGAATTGTATTTGGAACTGCTGGGTTAAGGTCCAGAATGGAAGCTGGTTTTTCAAGAATGAACCCCTTAGTTATCCTACAAGCCTCACAGGGATTAGCTAAATATATTAAGGCACAGTTCCCTACTAATCTTACCGCAGTAGTTGGTCATGATCACAGGTTCCATTCAAAACAATTTGCAATGATAACCGCATCGGTTTTCCTAAGGGTCGGCTTTAAagtatattatttgaacCCAGAAGATTCTTTCGTTCATACACCCTTGGTACCCTTTAGCGTAAACCATTTAAACGCGTCAATTGGGGTCATGATTACAGCTAGCCATAATCCTAAGATGGATAATGGTTATAAAGTTTATTACTCTAATGGCTGTCAAATTATTCCTCCTCATGACAAGAATATTGCTGCTAccattgatgaaaatttagaaCCTTGGTCATCAGATTGGAATTGGGACTCTACTTTCGAGAAAAAtctaaaagaaaagaagttAGTATATGTAAGGGAGGAAATgacaaataaatatttacaagCAATGAAAGACATCTTggtttcatcatcaatatctaggccgaataataatggaaagAAACCATGGTTCGTATACACACCAATGCATGGTGTGggatataatatttttacaaaaatttcgaagaatattcttcattacGAGGAAAATATGGATTATTTTGTCGTTAAAGAACAAATGTACCCAGACCCAGCCTTTCCAACTGTAAGTTTTCCAAACCCTGAAGAAAAAGGTGCCCTATCATTGGCAACCAAGCTTGcagaagaaaacaatatttCATTAGTTATTGCAAATGATCCTGATGCTGATAGATTTTCAGTGGCCagtaaaaatgaaaaaacaGGACAGTGGCAACAATTATCAGGTAACGAAATTGGATTTTTATTTGCATCCTTTGAGCTTGAAAAATACATGTCCCAGGATATCGAATGGCGCAGAACACATCCTCTAGCAATGATAAATTCTACTGTCTCCTCTCAAATGATCAAAAAAATGGCTCAAGTTGAATCTTTCCATTATGAAGACACTTTGACAGGATTTAAATGGATAGGAAATCGAGCCTTAGATCTTCAAGGACAAGGTTATTACGTACCCTTCGGATTTGAAGAGGCTATTGGATATATGTTTCCTACTATGGTAACTGATAAAGATGGGGTCAGTGCCGCTGTAGTTTTCTTATTAGCTTATAGTTATTGGCTGAATAACGACGGATCTTATCCTTTCGATATATTAGAAAAAGGGTTTAAgaaatttggatttttcaaagaatataatgGTTACTATATCTATGATGATCCTAAGACAACAAAACagatatttgattttgtaaGGTACCAATATGACACTAGTGGCAACCCATACccaaaaaatattggtAAGGAATTCAAGATTGAGGTATTTAGGGATCTAACAACAGGCTATCAATCAAACACTATAGATAACCTACCAAATTTACCGGTGGATCCACATTCGGAGATGATTACAATTGAAGCTGTTCCTAAACAAGACATTGGTAAAAGCAAAGTCCGTTTTACAATGCGTGGTTCTGGGACAGAACcgaaattgaaattgtaTATTGAAGCAGTGGCTgacaatgaaaaatgtgCCATCGATTTGGCTTATGAAATGTGGAACGTATTGAAAAAGGAATGGATCAGGCCTGATGTGACTGGTTTAACTACTACGTTTTAA
- the FCP1 gene encoding protein serine/threonine phosphatase (similar to Saccharomyces cerevisiae FCP1 (YMR277W); ancestral locus Anc_8.839): MATPTVIRAPLGLPYPITIDELMKPIGTEMNKDDRLLAYKFWYVVEIATSPDELEDDNDNDNDNDPDGDVDKNTINGNNVTNLTNRPSIEPISRNTITHAHKKKKKKTVRESIEFFDCPYDGILTSWLVEKGDQIVGPNQPLCEIQRPCNHDVIYGGLCTLCGKEVDENDIDDLSGPNLTISHTDTNLKISTREAVDIGQSVKKRLRDDKKLILVVDLDQTVIHCGVDPTIGEWKRDPTNPNFETLKDVKEFALEEEPILPLMYMGPKPPARKCWYYVKVRPGLKDFFQKVAPLFEMHIYTMATRAYASEIAKIIDPTGDLFGNRILSRDENGSLTTKSLERLFPTDQSMVIIIDDRGDVWNWSPNLIKVIPYNFFVGVGDINSNFLPKQQATMLQLGRRSSRGESKVSTKENDDLLTDIMDTEKVLQRKINEEVKRQEEKLNHQLATIEEPPTTAGENKEEISKKIEYSASLEVQQKNRPLATLQKHFHDQRLLIDDDEELYHLKDTLSKIHSKYYEMLQKANENKDSIEPDIKYIMPQMKQTVLQDCHFVFSGLIPLGTNIQKSDIVIWTNMFGARSTADIDENTTHVITKTPGTYKARLAKSYDPDIKIVHPDWVFECLMRWKHVEEKPYELLVEQLVSDKELADFNRKLERRIQLSELKDEGLYNKLPDGNIDINEVNLFAGGTSWLDEDEEIFEGDDDDDDDDDDDDDDDEDEDEDNEGTKTSTSEKPMDDSTAEKDAKKNTKEAPSEGASDDGDDDESGSEFEEELLNMLDD; this comes from the coding sequence ATGGCAACACCGACAGTAATAAGAGCTCCGCTTGGGTTACCATACCCTATAACAATTGACGAATTAATGAAACCAATTGGTACAGAAATGAACAAAGATGATCGTCTGCTTGCGTATAAATTCTGGTACGTCGTAGAAATAGCTACATCTCCGGATGAACTTGaggatgataatgataatgataatgataatgatcCAGATGGCGATGTAGATAAGAATACTATCAATGGAAATAATGTAACGAATTTAACAAACCGCCCATCAATCGAACCAATCTCACGAAACACAATAACACATGCccataaaaaaaagaaaaagaaaacagtAAGAGAATCTATAGAATTTTTCGATTGTCCATATGACGGTATATTGACTTCATGGCTAGTCGAAAAAGGTGATCAGATCGTAGGTCCAAATCAACCATTATGTGAAATTCAAAGACCATGTAACCATGACGTCATATACGGTGGTCTTTGTACATTATGTGGTAAGGAAgtagatgaaaatgatattgatgatttgaGTGGTCCTAATTTAACCATATCGCATACAGAtacaaatttgaaaatctCAACTAGAGAAGCTGTAGATATTGGTCAATCTGTTAAGAAACGTCTTAGAGatgataaaaaattgatcCTTGTCGTGGATTTAGATCAAACTGTAATACATTGTGGTGTTGATCCTACCATCGGCGAATGGAAACGAGATCCAacaaatccaaattttgaaacattGAAAGATGTCAAAGAATTCGCACTCGAAGAGGAACCAATTCTCCCATTAATGTATATGGGTCCAAAACCACCTGCAAGGAAATGTTGGTACTACGTTAAAGTTAGACCTGGTTTGAAAGACTTTTTCCAGAAAGTTGCACCTCTTTTCGAaatgcatatatatacaatGGCAACAAGAGCTTATGCTTCCGAAATTGCCAAGATAATTGATCCCACGGGAGATTTATTTGGGAATAGAATTCTATCCCGTGATGAAAATGGGTCATTAACAACAAAATCATTAGAACGTTTGTTCCCTACTGATCAATCAATGGTCATAATAATCGATGATAGAGGTGACGTTTGGAATTGGTCACCAAACTTAATTAAGGTTATCccatataatttttttgtagGTGTAGGTGAtattaattctaatttcttACCAAAGCAGCAGGCAACGATGTTACAACTAGGGAGACGTTCCTCAAGGGGGGAAAGTAAGGTATcaacaaaggaaaatgatgatttattaactGACATAATGGATACTGAAAAAGTATTACAAAGGAAAATCAATGAAGAAGTAAAAAGACAAGAagagaaattgaatcatcAATTAGCCACAATAGAGGAACCACCTACCACTGCGGGCgaaaacaaagaagaaatatcaaaaaaaattgaatattctGCATCATTAGAAGTTCAACAAAAGAATAGACCATTAGCCACTTTACAGAAACATTTCCATGATCAAagattattaattgatgatgatgaagaattatatCATTTGAAGGACACATTATCTAAAATTCATTCTAAATATTATGAAATGTTACAGAAAGCCAACGAAAACAAAGACAGTATCGAACCTgatatcaaatatataatgcCACAAATGAAACAAACTGTACTTCAAGATTGCCATTTTGTCTTCTCTGGTCTCATACCGTTAGGTACAAACATTCAAAAATCAGATATCGTCATTTGGACAAATATGTTTGGTGCTCGATCTACAGcagatattgatgaaaatactACCCATGTGATTACAAAGACACCAGGTACATATAAGGCAAGATTGGCAAAATCTTACGATCCAGACATCAAGATAGTTCATCCAGATTGGGTCTTTGAATGCCTTATGAGATGGAAACACGTAGAAGAGAAACCATATGAGTTGCTCGTTGAACAACTGGTGTCTGATAAGGAACTAGCTGATTTTAACAGGAAACTAGAGAGGAGAATCCAATTGTCAGAATTAAAGGACGAAGGTTTATATAACAAACTACCAGATGGTAATATAGATATCAATGAAGTGAACCTATTTGCTGGAGGTACTTCATGGTTAgatgaagacgaagaaATTTTCGAAGgcgatgacgatgatgatgatgatgatgatgatgatgatgatgatgacgaagatgaagacgaaGACAATGAAGGAACTAAAACTAGTACAAGCGAAAAACCAATGGACGATTCTACAGCCGAAAAAGATGCTAAAAAGAACACTAAGGAGGCACCTTCGGAAGGCGCTTctgatgatggtgatgatgatgaaagtggatctgaatttgaagaagagtTACTAAACATGTTAGATGATTAA
- the NDAI0K00430 gene encoding uncharacterized protein: MRGNEGNKYAALELNDILEKIKQINELLGSDSRQLNVVLYVEKFRRLRINRVMEALVTTSRPLSQILIRSTNPLRFSSMLLVLKEDDEDVDEERQDGEVVDEGLSEEVEDVLKDNNREHLMTGSGSFNVMKQCFSRQGLFPAAKMTTVSVTPDINGVAMDKYIRDSLKYISNNIEPDSLFIATKLLNPNLRNKFAGIFLIDGIFLRGYLKTLINIVGMRTDYRSIPLAHLFTTSHETTKACRIAIQLLKRNVDLDWSAANFMCDQGKGLESAIREEHGKEALTCVTHLSKNLIRNAKGRVIEAFQAATHTVDPQVYEESINELIKKIRESKRDSGNSTFKKLTENPRSFSRLKRDWPHWEIFTTNPVEQFHSFINVLKRGSLVNMIVNLTSFQISCHNRLFLNQHFLKPHQYTFHLLIGSHFELEFPQHPELAANVGE; the protein is encoded by the coding sequence ATGAGAGGTAATGAGGGTAATAAATATGCGGCGTTAGAACTTAATGATatattggaaaaaataaaacaaattaatGAGCTGCTTGGTTCAGATTCTAGACAATTGAATGTGGTGCTCTATGTGGAAAAATTCCGAAGGCTTAGAATAAATAGAGTCATGGAAGCGCTCGTGACAACATCTAGACCTCTGTCCCAAATCCTTATTAGGTCAACTAATCCTTTaagattttcttcaatgcTTCTGGtattaaaagaagatgatgaagacgTAGACGAAGAAAGACAGGATGGGGAGGTGGTAGATGAGGGGCTATCTGAAGAAGTGGAGGATGTATTAAAAGACAATAACAGAGAGCATCTTATGACAGGAAGTGGTTCTTTTAACGTAATGAAACAATGCTTTTCAAGACAAGGTTTATTTCCAGCTGCTAAAATGACGACGGTTAGCGTAACACCTGATATAAATGGTGTTGCAATGGATAAGTATATTAGGGATTCGTTGAAATATATCtccaataatattgaaCCTGATAGCTTGTTTATCGCGACCAAGCTACTGAACCCAAATCTTAGAAATAAGTTTGCtggtatttttttaatcgATGGTATATTTTTACGAGGCTATCTTAAGACCCTGATTAACATTGTCGGTATGAGAACCGATTACAGGTCAATTCCTTTAGCTCATTTGTTCACTACCTCACATGAAACTACAAAGGCTTGCCGTATTGCCAtccaattattaaaaaGGAACGTTGATTTAGACTGGTCTGCTGCTAATTTCATGTGTGACCAAGGTAAAGGACTCGAATCTGCAATCAGAGAAGAGCATGGCAAAGAGGCACTTACTTGTGTCACCCATTTGTCTAAGAATTTAATCAGGAACGCAAAGGGGAGAGTGATAGAGGCATTCCAGGCAGCAACCCACACAGTTGATCCGCAGGTATATGAGGAATCTATCAACgaattgataaaaaaaattcgaGAAAGTAAAAGGGATTCCGGTAATTCGACATTCAAGAAACTCACTGAAAACCCACGATCCTTTTCCAGATTGAAACGTGACTGGCCCCATTGGGAAATATTTACTACAAATCCTGTTGAACAATTCCATTCATTTATAAATGTGTTGAAAAGAGGGAGTCTCGTAAACATGATAGTGAATTTAACATCCTTCCAAATTAGTTGCCATAATCGACTTTTCTTGAACCAACATTTCTTAAAACCCCATCAATATACCTTCCATCTGCTAATAGGTTCCCACTTTGAGTTGGAATTTCCGCAGCATCCAGAATTAGCAGCTAATGTGGGTGAGTAA
- the DSK2 gene encoding ubiquitin domain-containing protein DSK2 (similar to Saccharomyces cerevisiae DSK2 (YMR276W); ancestral locus Anc_8.837), whose translation MSTISIHIKSGQNNWQVSIDTTASIATLKDEIAKVSEIPATNQRLIYSGKILKDDQNVDFYNIQDGHSVHLVRSGKKSTPTPATTNTTTNASNNTVPSNISAGQTGGFNPLADLTSARYAGYNLNLPSADAFGPDGGMNQSGTNPDEFLSMLDNPIVQSQMNEMLSNPQMIDFMIQSNPQLQAMGPQARQMFQSPMFRQMLTNPDMIRQSMQLANMMGMGPGARGSTNATDNAASSFPAPGGDDIINNNNTNTNTNTNTNNDTNDTATSNNDNANNNASSANTQNPFASLFNPTANNDSTGLAPNPFLAMLNNAGAGSGTNNAGATGTLPPFDPSMFASLFGGAGAPSTTPQQQDTRPPEERYETQLRQLNDMGFFDFDRNIAALRRTGGSVEAAVNALLNGDV comes from the coding sequence ATGTCTACTATTTCTATTCATATCAAATCCGGACAAAACAATTGGCAAGTTTCTATTGATACCACAGCTTCCATCGCCACCTTGAAAGACGAAATTGCAAAAGTATCTGAAATCCCTGCGACCAATCAAAGATTAATTTATTCTgggaaaatattaaaagatgATCAAAACGTAGATTTCTATAACATTCAAGACGGTCATTCCGTTCATCTAGTAAGATCAGGCAAAAAATCTACCCCTACTCCTGCAACTACTAATACTACTACAAACGCATCAAATAATACAGTCCCATCTAATATATCAGCAGGACAAACTGGTGGATTTAACCCATTAGCTGACTTGACAAGTGCACGTTACGCAGGTTATAACTTAAATTTACCATCCGCTGATGCATTTGGTCCAGATGGTGGAATGAATCAATCTGGTACAAACCCAGATGAATTCTTATCCATGTTAGATAACCCAATAGTTCAATCTCAAATGAATGAAATGCTCTCAAACCCACAAATGATCGATTTCATGATTCAATCAAATCCTCAATTACAAGCAATGGGCCCACAAGCAAGACAAATGTTTCAAAGCCCAATGTTTAGACAAATGTTAACTAACCCAGATATGATTAGGCAAAGCATGCAACTAGCTAACATGATGGGTATGGGGCCAGGGGCAAGGGGATCTACCAACGCTACTGATAACGCAGCTTCTTCATTCCCAGCTCCTGGTGGAGAcgatattattaataataataatactaatactaatactaatactaatactaataatgatactaATGATACCGCTACTtccaataatgataatgctAACAATAATGCTTCAAGCGCAAACACGCAAAACCCATTTGCATCTTTATTCAACCCAACAGCTAATAATGACAGCACCGGTTTAGCACCAAACCCTTTCCTAGCAATGTTAAACAATGCAGGTGCAGGTTCAGGTACAAATAATGCAGGTGCAACTGGAACTTTGCCACCTTTCGACCCATCAATGTTCGCGTCTTTATTCGGTGGTGCTGGTGCTCCAAGTACTACCCCGCAACAACAAGATACAAGACCTCCAGAGGAACGTTATGAAACTCAATTGAGACAACTTAATGATATGGGATTTTTCGATTTCGATAGAAATATAGCTGCTTTAAGAAGAACTGGAGGCTCCGTGGAGGCTGCTGTTAATGCCTTGTTGAATGGTGATGTGTAA
- the BUL1 gene encoding ubiquitin-ubiquitin ligase BUL1 (similar to Saccharomyces cerevisiae BUL2 (YML111W) and BUL1 (YMR275C); ancestral locus Anc_8.834), with amino-acid sequence MSQNGSPSRTPGRSNERPPLRSSKTETKIRGRSRQTRQSTKTSNNPVSWIRSASTSSILKLRRPDTTSSSSSSSLHPDTSTLPSNQTHASFLRSPKVPSSSQSPSPLNTRRGRGRGNHSTSVSMERGISSPTRPAQPNTPAVLTEDSQSVVVDVLPSFEMYNALHRHIPQGNVNPDDHDFPPTYLEVQSQCNSTFPIMEQHSTDLSTAHHHTNHNHQNPPHSTHTNQHLEHSDNPINNLLPLTTQHLSMRSNHINQHHEDSIITSSSRTTSANVSGTTTPTNSQIPFQDDLNDSGNIFIDKLYTLPKLTTPVEIDIRLTKQASKPMEKPDEESILREFTSGDIIHGYCIIENRSENPLPFEMFYVTLEAYTSVIDKTKGKRTVKRFLRMVDLSASWSYTNIDLGTGFKMNPGERDWDDSLIGLLNNRILEPGIKYKKYFMFKFPNQLLDVTCKQEHFTHCLLPPSFGIDKYRNNCKYASIRVNHLLGSGHLGTKGSPILTYDMVDDNLSINYTIDARTVGKDIKTKKLIIMKEREYNLRFIPFSFASDLVGERDPIKQLKDLTDLIEDRLNSLKKIFDRLEKKEPIHNADIHGTDLSGTIDIDTELNSDEILQRKLNQLHLGNRLTDASRVYNSDSLSDFKSLTPREKKYENEQFVESELNYKIKGKHKSNSKIGLFASFRTGGSNLVSTTTTPTNTVTNATSALHHVKSSTNLKDSQLLNNNDNPVDHRDDTQQQQQQQQHAHVAQPPIDKIGLILLQAKIPKDSLPYWAPSILRKTNRFEAMTKHAQENWTNLINYTPEDKLKPLEKIAVDLTCIQSNNSLIHTPPEIQAITTELIAITAKSDNSIPIKFNAQMLMNDIKLKEIKAKFHGFKKLIRVYEKKFNDNLLNLNELYNMHEELTRVRQIKFSDFISTQLYNDVESLSNLNVKVDHISDIFKKQLSTLKAPEEYLQEQLQYEQNHSTTGIPRSLSGTTLKNNSNSNNASNSSNMATNLDLNEKEIPIVNAKGGLSSSATMSRNTTANKFQNQIIRSWVKKSQLEWKREINVNLKFNKDSIQTLVPSFESCLCCRFYCVRINVKFHNIGSAIIDVPITVKNLSKDYERNTYIVPPPP; translated from the coding sequence ATGTCCCAAAATGGATCTCCATCGAGAACTCCAGGTAGGTCAAATGAACGTCCTCCATTAAGATCTTCTAAaacagaaacaaaaatacGAGGTAGAAGTAGGCAAACAAGACAATCTACTAAAACATCTAATAACCCTGTGTCATGGATTAGAAGTGCTTCCACTTCGAGTATCTTAAAATTAAGAAGACCTGATActacatcatcatcatcttcttcatcacttCATCCGGATACATCTACTTTACCATCAAACCAAACACATGCTTCGTTCTTAAGAAGTCCCAAAGTTCCCTCCTCTTCTCAATCTCCCTCACCGTTAAATACAAGAAGgggaagaggaagaggTAATCATAGCACCTCCGTGTCCATGGAAAGAGGTATTAGCTCTCCAACAAGACCAGCACAACCTAATACCCCCGCTGTTCTCACAGAGGATTCACAATCTGTAGTTGTGGATGTCTTACCATCTTTTGAAATGTATAACGCATTACATAGACATATACCACAAGGTAATGTTAATCCTGACGATCATGATTTCCCTCCAACTTATTTAGAAGTTCAATCTCAATGCAACTCCACTTTCCCCATAATGGAACAACATAGTACAGACCTTTCAACTGCACATCATCATACtaatcataatcatcaaAATCCTCCGCATTCTACTCATACAAATCAACATCTTGAACACTCTGATAATCCCATAAATAATTTACTCCCCTTAACTACTCAACATTTATCAATGAGAAGCAATCACATTAATCAACATCATGAAGACTCTATAATTACCTCCAGTAGTAGAACAACAAGCGCAAATGTAAGTGGTACTACTACACCAACTAATAGTCAAATACCCTTCCaagatgatttaaatgattcaggtaacattttcatcgataaattatatacttTACCCAAATTGACCACCCCTGTCGAAATTGATATTAGATTAACTAAACAAGCATCCAAACCAATGGAAAAACCTGATGAAGAATCCATCTTAAGAGAATTCACTTCAGGTGATATCATTCATGGTTATTgtatcattgaaaatagaTCTGAAAATCCATTACCATTTGAAATGTTTTATGTCACTTTAGAAGCATATACATCAGTCATCGATAAAACAAAGGGTAAACGAACCGTGAAAAGATTTTTAAGAATGGTAGATTTAAGCGCAAGTTGGTCATATACAAATATTGATTTGGGTACAGGTTTCAAGATGAATCCAGGTGAAAGGGATTGGGATGATTCATTGATTggattattaaataatagaatCTTGGAACCAggtattaaatataaaaagtATTTTATGTTTAAATTCCCAAATCAACTATTAGATGTCACTTGTAAACAAGAACATTTCACTCATTGTCTTTTACCTCCAAGTTTCGGTATCGATAAATATAGGAATAATTGTAAATATGCAAGTATAAGAGTTAATCATTTATTAGGTTCGGGTCATTTAGGTACAAAGGGTTCCCCCATCTTAACTTATGATATGgttgatgataatttatcaattaattataCCATCGATGCAAGAACTGTAGgtaaagatattaaaactaaaaaattaatcatAATGAAGGAACgtgaatataatttaagatttataccattttcatttgCTTCTGATTTAGTTGGTGAACGTGATCcaataaaacaattaaaggatttaactgatttaattgaagatagattaaattcattaaagaaaatttttgatagattggaaaaaaaagaacCAATTCATAATGCAGATATTCATGGAACTGATTTAAGTGGTACCATTGATATCGATACAGAATTAAATTCAGATGaaattttacaaagaaaattgaatcaattacATTTGGGTAATAGATTAACTGATGCTTCAAGAGTTTATAATTCTGATTCTTTATctgatttcaaatctttaaCACCAAgagagaaaaaatatgaaaatgaacaatttgttgaatctgaattaaattataaaatCAAGGGGAAACATAAATCAAATTCTAAAATTGGGTTATTTGCAAGTTTCCGTACTGGTGGATCTAATTTAGTCTCGACAACTACTACACCAACAAATACTGTGACAAATGCTACATCTGCATTACATCATGTAAAGTCATCaacaaatttaaaagattcTCAACTACttaacaataatgataatccTGTGGACCACCGTGATGACacacaacaacaacaacaacaacaacaacacgCGCATGTAGCACAACCTccaattgataaaattgggttaatattattacagGCCAAAATACCAAAGGATAGTTTACCATATTGGGCACCTTCCATATTACGTAAAACAAATAGATTTGAAGCAATGACTAAACATGCACAAGAAAATTGGacaaatttaattaattatacacctgaagataaattaaaacCATTGGAAAAAATTGCTGTTGATTTAACATGTattcaatcaaataatagtTTAATTCATACCCCACCTGAAATTCAAGCAATCACAACAGAATTAATTGCGATAACTGCAAAATCTGATAACTCAATTccaattaaatttaatgcACAAATGTTAATGAATGATatcaaattaaaagaaattaagGCAAAATTTCATGgttttaaaaaattgattagAGTTTAtgagaaaaaatttaatgataatttattaaatctAAATGAACTTTATAACATGCATGAAGAATTAACAAGAGTAAGACAAATTAAATTCTCTGATTTTATATCGACTCAATTGTATAACGATGTTGAAAGTTTATCCAATCTTAACGTCAAAGTTGATCATATATCTgatatctttaaaaaacAATTAAGTACTTTAAAGGCACCagaagaatatttacaagaacaattaCAATATGAACAAAATCATTCTACGACGGGTATTCCAAGGTCATTATCTGGTacaactttgaaaaataatagtaatagtaataatgcTAGTAATAGTAGTAACATGGCAACGAATCTAGATTTGaacgaaaaagaaattccaATTGTTAATGCAAAGGGTGGATTATCATCATCCGCAACTATGTCCAGAAATACTACAGCAaataaattccaaaatcaaattattagatcATGGGTTAAAAAATCACAATTGGAATGGAAAAGAGAAATTAATgttaatttgaaatttaataaGGATTCTATACAAACATTAGTACCAAGTTTTGAAAGTTGTTTATGTTGTAGATTCTATTGTGTTAGAATTAATGTTAAATTCCATAATATTGGCTCGGCAATTATTGATGTACCTATTActgtgaaaaatttatcaaaggATTATGAAAGGAATACATATATTGTTCCTCCTCCTCCAtga